One segment of Rhinatrema bivittatum chromosome 14, aRhiBiv1.1, whole genome shotgun sequence DNA contains the following:
- the SMIM19 gene encoding small integral membrane protein 19 yields MGDDETMDYSVHEAWNEATNVYLIVILVSIGLFMYARKNKRKIMRIFTVPSTAEASSEGNFYQDMKTIRLRQQLEMYYIARKHEQQLQPPANSVQLMVE; encoded by the coding sequence ATGGGTGACGACGAAACCATGGATTACTCTGTCCACGAGGCCTGGAACGAAGCCACCAACGTGTACCTGATCGTGATCCTGGTCAGCATCGGACTTTTCATGTATGCCCGGAAAAACAAGAGGAAGATCATGCGGATCTTCACCGTCCCTTCCACGGCGGAAGCGTCCTCCGAGGGCAACTTCTATCAGGACATGAAAACCATTCGTCTGAGGCAGCAGCTAGAGATGTATTACATTGCTAGGAAGCACGAGCAGCAGCTGCAGCCCCCGGCCAACAGCGTGCAACTGATGGTGGAGTAA